ATATGCTAGAATTTATATTGAATTCATGTAAAAAAATAATTGCTATTGCCTAATATGGATATTTTTTATATATCTATACAAGCAAAATAAATATATTGAGTAAAATGCATAAATATAGGACGCATAATTGTAATGAATTGCGATTAAAGGATGCTGGGCAAAGGGTAAAATTATCCGGTTGGGTACATAGGAGACGAGACCACGGTAATTTAGTCTTTATTGATCTTAGAGATCATTTTGGTATAAGCCAGTTGGTGTTTACTGATCAAAATCCAAGTTTAATGGATGATGCTAGTCGGTTAAGGTATGAATCAGTTATAACTGTTGTAGGTAGAGTGGTAGCAAGGAGTGATGAAACAATAAACGACTCGTTAATGACTGGTAAAATTGAAATATTGGCAAGTGAGTTTATAGTTGAATCTAATGCAGAAGCACTGCCTTTGATGGTTCATTCTGATCAACTCGCTCCCGAAGAAACTAGGTTAAAATATCGTTTCCTAGATCTTAGACGTGAGAAATTACATAATAACATTATACTAAGATCGCAAGTTATTGCTCACGTGCGCCATCTGATGACGCAAAAAGGGTTTACGGAGTTTCAAACACCGATTCTAACGGCTAGTTCACCAGAAGGAGCTAGGGACTTCTTAGTTCCAAGCAGATTGCACCCTGGTAAATTTTATGCACTGCCGCAAGCTCCTCAGCAATTTAAACAATTACTGATGGTGTCAGGATTTGATCGTTATTTTCAAATAGCCCCTTGTTTTAGAGATGAAGATGCTAGGGCTGATAGGTCACCAGGCGAATTCTATCAATTGGATGTGGAGATGTCTTTTGTCACGCAGGAAGAGGTATTTAATACCATTGAGCCGGTAATGTATGAGATATTCAGCAAATTTTCTGATAAAAAAGTATCAAATACACCTTTTGTACAAATTCCATATGAACAAGCGATGCTAAAATATGGTTCTGATAAGCCGGATCTTAGGAATCCACTGATCATTGCAGATGTTACAGAATTATTTAGAGATTCTAACTTTGCTATTTTTAAAGAAAATATAAAAAATGGTTCTGTTGTTAGAGCCGTGCCAGCTCCTAAAGCTTCTGCTTTACCTAGAAGCTTCTTTGACAAAATGGCAGAATTTGCGACTTCTGAGGGGGCAAGTGGGCTTGGTTACATCCAGTTCCTAGAAGATGGAAAAGCTAAAGGACCTATTGTTAAATTTCTAACAGATGAGCAATTATTGAATTTAAAGTCTTTAGCGAATCTACAAAATGGCGATGCTGTCTTCTTCTCTAGTGATAAAGTTGATAAAGCATCTAAACTTGCTGGCAAGCTACGAACTAAATTAGGGGAAGAATTAGATTTACTTAAAAAAGATTGTTTTGAGTTTTGTTGGATAACAGATTTCCCATTTTATGAATTAAATGAACAAACCAAAAAAATAGATTTTAGCCATAACCCATTTTCGATGCCACAAGGTGGTATGGAGGTACTAGAATCAGCCAAAACAGTAAATGATCTACTAGCCATTAAAGCTTATCAATATGATATTGTTTGTAATGGTATCGAATTATCTAGCGGAGCAATTAGAAATCATAAACCGGAAATAATGTATAAAGCTTTTGAGATTGCTGGATACTCCCTGGAAGTTGTTGATAAAAAATTTGGTGGTATGATCAGGGCTTTTAAATTTGGAGCCCCTCCACATGGCGGGATAGCCCCTGGAATAGATAGGATGGTTATGTTATTAACTGATTCAACTAATGTTAGAGAGGTAATAGCTTTTCCACTAAATCAGCAAGCAGAAGATTTATTGATGAATGCTCCTGATTATATTGATGAAAAAGCTTTAAAAGATCTTAATATTAGCTTAGCACCTTCAGTCAGAAATAAATTGTTAACTGAAGGCTCTTAAGTACTAAATTATGAGCAATATATAGTGAAAAAAAAAACAAGAAATAAAATTGTCGGAGCATTTCTAGGTACAATAGTTGAATATTATGATTATGGTTTGTATGGTTTGTCTGCTGGTATTATGGCAGCAAAATTCTTTCCAAATACTGATTATCTAACTACTCTAATAAATGTTTTTGCTATTTATGCGATAGCATATTTATCAAAACCTATGGGATCACTGATTTTTGGTCGTATCGGAGACTTGTATGGGCGTAAAGTTGCATTAAGTATAACCATCATAGGTATTGTAGTGCCTACGCTGGTTATAGGTTGTTTGCCAGAATACTCGTCTATTGGTGTGTGGGGTGCAATAATTTTAGCTTTGTGTCGCTTTATGCAAGGTTTTTTTATAGGTGGAGAATATGATGGAGCGGCTATTTATGTTATCGAACATTTAGGGGAGAAATACCGATATACAGCTTCAGCAATAACTCGTTGTACTGGGGTTGTAGGTTTATTACTAGGGAATGGGGCAACCAATTTTTTTAATGCCCATATTTTTCCAGATTGGAGTTGGCGTATTCCTTTTTTACTTAGTTTACCTTTAGCTTTAATCGTTTTATATTTTCGCCAAAAACTTGATGAAACACCTGAATTTAAAAAGAATCAAGACAGTAAAGCGAAGACGCAAAGCTTGGCTATTTTAATTAAGAAACAGTGGCGAGTTATTTTGATGGCAGTGTTTCTTGCTGGTGGATTTGGTGCAACTTATCAAATATCTATTATATTTATGAAACAATATTTGTCTTTGATCCTACCGCAGACTAGTTTCATTATTAGCACATTTTCAGTTTTAATAATCATATGTTTTGCCATTCCTATGCCTATTGCTGGCTTGTTAGCAGATCGGCTTAGTCAAATGCTAGTATTTAAGTTTAGCTTATTTGGTACTATTGTATCTAGTCTATTATTTATTATATCTGTTAACTATCAGATGGTTAATTTAGCTTTGGGTTCTTGTTTAATGCTAGCATGTTTTGTTGCTCCTTTCAATGCTCTTTCTCATGGTATCATGACAAAAGCTTTTGCTGTAAATGATCGTTATCGTGCAGTAAGTCTTGGTCATAATATTGGGTCAATGTTGATGTCTGGTACAGCTAATTCTGTCTGTTTAATATTAATGAGATACCTAAATTTTCAATTATTCCCAATCATATATCTTATGTTCTTTGCAATATTAGCATATTTTATGGCAAAATGTTTTGAGAAAGATTATAAAAACAAAATTAAGTTGCAAACTGATATTAATTTATAAAATTTATCTTTTACTCGATAATCAAGTTTTTATTGAGTTATATAATTCAGGACAGTTTAAAAGTCATGAAAAGAAGCCGAGAAGATGTCATTTGTTAAAAAGCGTGCAATAATGACCCACTAAATGGGTTAATGTGCGTTGAAAAATGACCCACCTAAGAAGTGGGAAAAGTAGTACGTTATTAATCCATTATTATCAACCTATACTTCTATTATTTTCAGAATAAATAATAGGAGTATAAAATCAGAGATGTTAATAATGGAAAGTAAGAGAAAGATATTAGGACGTTATCGTCGTGGAGAAGGTATACGTTCAATAAGTAGAGAATTAAATATATCACGTAATACAGTTAGAAGTATCATTCGTACGCAAGGAGAGATTAAATCTGATTATATACGAATAATTCAACCTATACCTAAACTCGGGAAATATATTGAGAGTCTTGAGAGGATGTTGCGGGATAATAAGAATTCAAAGCCTAAAAAAACAGGGAAAGCTTTATTTGAGGAGTTAAAGATTTATGGGTATCAAGGCAGTTACTCTGCTGTTAGTCGTTATATTAACACTTGGAATGATAGAAATTTTGAGATTAATATAAAAGCTTGCGTACCTTTATCCTTTGCTCCTGGGGAAGCTTACCAATTTGACTGGAGTAGTGAGCAAGTAATATTAGCTGGAGAAATAATAAATGTTAAAGTAGCTCACTTTGTTTTGTGTTATAGCCGTAAAAAATTTATCTATATTTATCCTACTGAAGCTCAAGAGATGGTATTTGATGCACATGTTAGAGCCTTTACTTTTTTTGGTGGTAGTCCAACTAAAGGGATTTATGATAATATGAAGACTGCTGTCAGTAAGGTTTTAAAAGGCTCTAATAATAGAGAATGGAATCCAAAGTTTGAAAAGCTCTGCGCACATTATCTCATTGAACCGATAGCATGTTCTCCAGCTCGAGGTAATGAAAAAGGTAGGGTTGAGCGACAAGTACAGATTGACCGGGAACAGTTCTTTACTCCTATGCCAAAAGCTTTAACCTTGCAAGAATTAAACGATATATTAACCAGCAGATTAGTTACTTATAATAGCTCTCATAAACACCCCGAATATAAAGATAAGACTATAGATGAAGCATATCAACTAGAACGTAATTTTTTAGTATCCGTGCCTGTATTATTTAACGGTTGCAAAGAAATAGATATCAAGGTTTCTATTACTTGTTTGGCTAGATATGAAAGCAATAATTATAGCGTTCACTGTAGTTGTGCTGGGAAAATAGTACAATGTAAGATATATGCTGAACATCTAGTATTTATTTATAATGGTCAAGAGGTAGGTCGTCATAAACGGAAATTTACTAAGGGAGAAACTTGTTATGACGTCAATCATTATCTGCCAATATTAAGGTATAAACCCGGAGCATTAAGAAATGGTGAACCATTCCTTAATATGAATTTACCAGAAGAGCTCATAGAAGTTAGAAGACGTCTTGAGAGCAGCCCAGCAGGTACAAGAGATTTTGCTCATATATTATCGTATATAGCAATGGAATCCATAGAAGCAGTAGTATCAGCATGCACCCAAGCACTAAAAATAGGAACTGTTAGTAAGGAGGTAATTTTAAATATTATATTACGTAATAAAGATGAGTTAAAAGTAACAGAGCCAAGTAATTACCAAGAATATCATACTTTAAAACATATCCCGAAAGCTAATTGTGAGATATACGATAATTTTCTCAAGTTAGGAGGTAAGTAATGAACAATGTATATCAAGAATCTACTAGAGAAGATATTATAAATGTTATGAGAAAGCTAAAATTTACAGGGATGCTTGAGTCTTATGATGAAATTATATCTGATGCCATAAGGCGTAAAGAAGCCTCGAATTATATTTTACATAATTTATTAAAATCTGAACTAACAACACGAACTCTTAGGTCTATTCAAAGTAGGATTAGCGCAGCAAAGTTTCCTGAGAAAAAAGATATAGATAATTTCATATTTATCGATACCCCAATAAACCAAGAACAAATTATGCATCTATATAGTTGCGAGTTTATTAAAACATCTAGAAATATAATCCTAGTTGGTGGTACTGGTAGCGGTAAAACTCACCTAGCTATTGCATTAAGTACAAAAGCAGTACGAAAAGGTTATAAATCAAGATTTTTTAATCTTGTAGATCTTGCTAATCAATTAGAATATGAAAAGAACTCTGCTCAGGTAGGAAAACTAGCAGCTTCCTTGCAAAAAATAGATGTACTAGTCCTAGATGAGCTTGGTTATCTACCATTTTCTAAGAATGGCGGTCAACTTATCTTTCATCTATTATCTAAAATACATTCCAACACTTCAATTATTATTACTACTAATCTTATATTCTCAGAATGGTCACAAATATTTGGTTGTAATAAAATGACTTCAGCGCTACTTGATAGAGTTTGTCATAATTGTGATAT
Above is a genomic segment from Candidatus Tisiphia endosymbiont of Nedyus quadrimaculatus containing:
- the aspS gene encoding aspartate--tRNA ligase, whose translation is MHKYRTHNCNELRLKDAGQRVKLSGWVHRRRDHGNLVFIDLRDHFGISQLVFTDQNPSLMDDASRLRYESVITVVGRVVARSDETINDSLMTGKIEILASEFIVESNAEALPLMVHSDQLAPEETRLKYRFLDLRREKLHNNIILRSQVIAHVRHLMTQKGFTEFQTPILTASSPEGARDFLVPSRLHPGKFYALPQAPQQFKQLLMVSGFDRYFQIAPCFRDEDARADRSPGEFYQLDVEMSFVTQEEVFNTIEPVMYEIFSKFSDKKVSNTPFVQIPYEQAMLKYGSDKPDLRNPLIIADVTELFRDSNFAIFKENIKNGSVVRAVPAPKASALPRSFFDKMAEFATSEGASGLGYIQFLEDGKAKGPIVKFLTDEQLLNLKSLANLQNGDAVFFSSDKVDKASKLAGKLRTKLGEELDLLKKDCFEFCWITDFPFYELNEQTKKIDFSHNPFSMPQGGMEVLESAKTVNDLLAIKAYQYDIVCNGIELSSGAIRNHKPEIMYKAFEIAGYSLEVVDKKFGGMIRAFKFGAPPHGGIAPGIDRMVMLLTDSTNVREVIAFPLNQQAEDLLMNAPDYIDEKALKDLNISLAPSVRNKLLTEGS
- a CDS encoding MFS transporter, which translates into the protein MVKKKTRNKIVGAFLGTIVEYYDYGLYGLSAGIMAAKFFPNTDYLTTLINVFAIYAIAYLSKPMGSLIFGRIGDLYGRKVALSITIIGIVVPTLVIGCLPEYSSIGVWGAIILALCRFMQGFFIGGEYDGAAIYVIEHLGEKYRYTASAITRCTGVVGLLLGNGATNFFNAHIFPDWSWRIPFLLSLPLALIVLYFRQKLDETPEFKKNQDSKAKTQSLAILIKKQWRVILMAVFLAGGFGATYQISIIFMKQYLSLILPQTSFIISTFSVLIIICFAIPMPIAGLLADRLSQMLVFKFSLFGTIVSSLLFIISVNYQMVNLALGSCLMLACFVAPFNALSHGIMTKAFAVNDRYRAVSLGHNIGSMLMSGTANSVCLILMRYLNFQLFPIIYLMFFAILAYFMAKCFEKDYKNKIKLQTDINL
- the istA gene encoding IS21 family transposase, giving the protein MESKRKILGRYRRGEGIRSISRELNISRNTVRSIIRTQGEIKSDYIRIIQPIPKLGKYIESLERMLRDNKNSKPKKTGKALFEELKIYGYQGSYSAVSRYINTWNDRNFEINIKACVPLSFAPGEAYQFDWSSEQVILAGEIINVKVAHFVLCYSRKKFIYIYPTEAQEMVFDAHVRAFTFFGGSPTKGIYDNMKTAVSKVLKGSNNREWNPKFEKLCAHYLIEPIACSPARGNEKGRVERQVQIDREQFFTPMPKALTLQELNDILTSRLVTYNSSHKHPEYKDKTIDEAYQLERNFLVSVPVLFNGCKEIDIKVSITCLARYESNNYSVHCSCAGKIVQCKIYAEHLVFIYNGQEVGRHKRKFTKGETCYDVNHYLPILRYKPGALRNGEPFLNMNLPEELIEVRRRLESSPAGTRDFAHILSYIAMESIEAVVSACTQALKIGTVSKEVILNIILRNKDELKVTEPSNYQEYHTLKHIPKANCEIYDNFLKLGGK
- the istB gene encoding IS21-like element helper ATPase IstB, whose product is MNNVYQESTREDIINVMRKLKFTGMLESYDEIISDAIRRKEASNYILHNLLKSELTTRTLRSIQSRISAAKFPEKKDIDNFIFIDTPINQEQIMHLYSCEFIKTSRNIILVGGTGSGKTHLAIALSTKAVRKGYKSRFFNLVDLANQLEYEKNSAQVGKLAASLQKIDVLVLDELGYLPFSKNGGQLIFHLLSKIHSNTSIIITTNLIFSEWSQIFGCNKMTSALLDRVCHNCDIIETGNESYRMKKKQ